From a single Populus trichocarpa isolate Nisqually-1 chromosome 17, P.trichocarpa_v4.1, whole genome shotgun sequence genomic region:
- the LOC112324743 gene encoding probable LRR receptor-like serine/threonine-protein kinase At3g47570 isoform X1, which yields MSSFILWFLSFQIIQHSFSFSLARGGSEIDKLSLLAFKAQISDPPTKLSSWNESVHFCQWSGVTCGRRHQRVIELDLHSSQLVGSLSPHIGNLSFLSLLRLENNSFTNTIPREIDRLVRLQTLILGNNSFTGEIPANISHCSNLLSLNLEGNNLTGNLPAGLGSLSKLQVFSFRKNNLGGKIPPSFENLSSIIEIDGTLNNLQGGIPSSIGKLKTLNFFSLGSNNLSGTIPASLYNISSLIHFSLPYNQFHGTLPPNIGLTLPNLQYLGIHDNRLSGQLPATLINATKFTEIYLSYNKFTGKVPTLAIMPNLRILSMEENGLGKGEDDDLSFLYTLSNSSKLEDLYIDNNNFGGVLPDIISNFSTKLKQMAFGSNQIRGTIPDGIGNLASLEALGLERNQLTGSIPNSIGKLQNLVELYLNENKLSGSIPSSLGNIISLLQINFNQNSLQGSIPASLGNCRNLLLLALSQNNLSGPIPKEVLSISSLSMHLVLSENQLSGSLPFEVGQLKHLGHMDFSKNRLSGEIPSSLGSCESLEHLSLDGNFFQGPISDSLRSLRALQDLNLSHNNLTGQIPKFLGDFKLLQSLDLSFNDLKGEVPMHGVFENTSAVSIAGNKNLCGGILQLNLPTCRSKSTKPKSSTKLALIVGIPCGFIGLIFITSFLFLCCLKKSLRKTKNELSCEMPFRTVAYKDLLQATNGFSSGNLVGAGSFGSVYKGVLAFDGVIVAVKVFNLLREGASKSFMRECAALLNIRHRNLVKVLYAYAGVDLQGNDFKALVYEFMINGSLEEWLHPIHTLDQEVDGPRNLNLIQRLNIAIDVANALDYLHNQCKMPIVHCDLKPSNVLLDGDMTAHVGDFGLLKFLSEASCQSSSSQTSSVGLKGTVGYAAPEYGIGSEVSTFGDVHSYGILLLEMITGKRPTDSMFRDGIELHSYVKMALPDRVVDVADPKLLTEVDQGRGTDQIVECLISISKIGVFCSEKFPKERMDISNVVAELNRAKANFLGRRGLLSCQKVLAL from the exons ATGAGTTCATTCATATTGTGGTTTCTTTCCTTTCAAATAATTCAACACTCTTTCTCCTTCTCATTAGCTAGAGGAGGAAGCGAGATTGACAAACTCTCTCTACTAGCTTTCAAGGCACAAATTTCAGACCCCCCTACAAAACTAAGCTCGTGGAATGAATCCGTACACTTCTGCCAGTGGTCAGGAGTAACATGTGGAAGACGGCATCAAAGAGTCATAGAGCTTGACCTCCACTCCAGCCAACTGGTGGGCAGCCTATCTCCCCACATTGGGAACTTGAGTTTTCTTAGTCTGCTAAGATTGGAAAACAACAGTTTCACCAATACTATCCCCCGAGAAATAGATCGTTTGGTTCGGCTACAGACACTGATTCTCGGGAACAACTCGTTCACCGGTGAAATCCCGGCCAACATTTCTCATTGCTCGAACCTCCTGAGCCTTAATTTAGAGGGAAACAATCTTACTGGCAACCTTCCTGCAGGACTTGGATCGTTATCAAAGTTGCAGGTatttagttttagaaaaaacaatctagGTGGCAAGATACCCCCCTCTTTCGAAAATCTTTCATCTATCATTGAAATTGATGGAACACTTAATAATTTACAAGGGGGTATTCCCAGTAGTATTGGGAAACTGAAAACATTGAACTTCTTTTCACTCGGCTCAAATAATCTGAGTGGTACAATCCCTGCCTCCCTATACAATATTTCTTCTCTCATTCATTTCTCTCTGCCTTATAACCAATTTCATGGTACACTTCCTCCAAACATTGGCCTAACTCTTCCAAATCTCCAATATCTTGGCATTCACGACAATCGATTAAGTGGACAACTCCCAGCAACGCTCATAAATGCCACAAAATTCACTGAGATTTATCTTTCATACAATAAATTCACCGGAAAAGTTCCCACTTTAGCAATCATGCCTAACTTGAGGATTCTTTCAATGGAAGAAAATGGGCTTGGAAAAGGTGAGGATGATGATTTGTCCTTTCTCTACACCCTCTCAAACAGCAGCAAGTTGGAAGATTTGTATATAGATAATAACAATTTTGGAGGAGTGCTGCCTGACATAATTAGCAACTTCTCAACAAAGCTCAAGCAGATGGCATTCGGAAGCAATCAAATCCGAGGAACCATTCCCGATGGCATTGGAAATCTAGCAAGCTTGGAAGCTTTGGGTTTGGAGAGAAATCAATTGACTGGCAGCATACCAAATTCTATTggtaaattacaaaatttagtTGAATTGTATcttaatgaaaacaaattatcaggGAGCATCCCCTCTTCTTTAGGGAACATCATCTCGTTGctgcaaattaattttaatcaaaatagttTACAGGGAAGCATCCCTGCAAGCCTGGGAAACTGCAGGAACTTGTTGCTCTTGGCTCTCTCCCAAAACAATCTCAGTGGTCCCATACCAAAAGAGGTCCTTAGCATTTCATCCTTGTCAATGCATTTGGTCCTGTCTGAAAATCAGCTGTCTGGTTCCCTTCCCTTTGAAGTGGGCCAGTTAAAGCATCTTGGACACATGGACTTCTCCAAAAACAGGCTATCAGGGGAAATTCCCTCAAGTCTTGGCAGTTGCGAGAGTTTGGAACATTTGTCTTTGGATGGGAACTTCTTCCAAGGCCCCATTTCCGACTCTTTGAGATCTTTGAGAGCACTTCAAGATCTTAATCTCTCTCACAACAACTTGACTGGCCAAATTCCCAAGTTTTTGGGAGATTTCAAGTTGTTGCAGAGTTTGGATCTGTCATTTAATGACCTTAAAGGTGAGGTGCCCATGCACGGTGTCTTTGAGAATACAAGTGCGGTTTCAATTGCAGGGAACAAGAATCTTTGTGGAGGAATACTTCAGTTGAATCTGCCCACTTGCAGATCCAAGTCAACAAAGCCAAAGTCTTCTACCAAGCTGGCATTGATAGTCGGTATTCCTTGTGGCTTTATTGGATTAATCTTCAtcacatcttttttatttttgtgctgCTTGAAAAAATcgttgagaaaaacaaaaaacgagCTGTCATGTGAAATGCCATTCAGAACAGTAGCTTACAAAGACCTCCTTCAAGCAACTAATGGATTCTCTTCGGGCAATTTAGTTGGTGCTGGTAGTTTTGGGTCTGTGTATAAAGGAGTACTTGCCTTTGATGGAGTGATTGTTGCTGTGAAAGTATTCAACTTGCTACGCGAAGGAGCTTCCAAAAGCTTCATGAGAGAATGTGCAGCCTTGCTAAACATCAGGCACCGGAATCTTGTCAAAGTATTATATGCATATGCTGGCGTTGATCTTCAAG GTAATGATTTCAAAGCTCTTGTTTATGAGTTCATGATCAATGGAAGTCTAGAAGAATGGTTGCATCCAATCCATACATTGGATCAGGAAGTGGATGGGCCAAGAAATCTTAATCTCATTCAGAGGTTAAACATTGCAATTGATGTGGCTAATGCGCTCGACTATTTGCACAACCAATGCAAAATGCCTATTGTTCATTGTGATCTTAAGCCAAGTAATGTTCTTCTCGATGGAGATATGACTGCTCATGTCGGGGACTTTGGATTGTTAAAGTTCCTTTCTGAAGCATCCTGTCAGTCATCTTCGAGTCAGACAAGCTCTGTTGGATTAAAAGGCACCGTCGGCTATGCAGCTCCTG AGTATGGCATCGGAAGCGAGGTGTCAACTTTCGGGGATGTACACAGCTATGGCATCCTACTGCTGGAGATGATTACTGGAAAGAGACCTACTGATAGCATGTTTAGAGATGGAATAGAACTTCACAGTTACGTTAAAATGGCGTTACCTGACCGTGTAGTTGATGTCGCGGACCCGAAACTTCTGACGGAAGTTGATCAGGGAAGAGGCACTGATCAAATCGTGGAGTGTTTGATTTCAATCAGCAAGATAGGAGTGTTTTGCTCAGAAAAGTTTCCTAAAGAGAGAATGGACATTAGCAATGTTGTAGCTGAATTGAATCGAGCTAAGGCCAATTTTCTTGGAAGGCGTGGACTGCTATCCTGCCAGAAG
- the LOC112324743 gene encoding probable LRR receptor-like serine/threonine-protein kinase At3g47570 isoform X8, translating into MSSFILWFLSFQIIQHSFSFSLARGGSEIDKLSLLAFKAQISDPPTKLSSWNESVHFCQWSGVTCGRRHQRVIELDLHSSQLVGSLSPHIGNLSFLSLLRLENNSFTNTIPREIDRLVRLQTLILGNNSFTGEIPANISHCSNLLSLNLEGNNLTGNLPAGLGSLSKLQVFSFRKNNLGGKIPPSFENLSSIIEIDGTLNNLQGGIPSSIGKLKTLNFFSLGSNNLSGTIPASLYNISSLIHFSLPYNQFHGTLPPNIGLTLPNLQYLGIHDNRLSGQLPATLINATKFTEIYLSYNKFTGKVPTLAIMPNLRILSMEENGLGKGEDDDLSFLYTLSNSSKLEDLYIDNNNFGGVLPDIISNFSTKLKQMAFGSNQIRGTIPDGIGNLASLEALGLERNQLTGSIPNSIGKLQNLVELYLNENKLSGSIPSSLGNIISLLQINFNQNSLQGSIPASLGNCRNLLLLALSQNNLSGPIPKEVLSISSLSMHLVLSENQLSGSLPFEVGQLKHLGHMDFSKNRLSGEIPSSLGSCESLEHLSLDGNFFQGPISDSLRSLRALQDLNLSHNNLTGQIPKFLGDFKLLQSLDLSFNDLKGEVPMHGVFENTSAVSIAGNKNLCGGILQLNLPTCRSKSTKPKSSTKLALIVGIPCGFIGLIFITSFLFLCCLKKSLRKTKNELSCEMPFRTVAYKDLLQATNGFSSGNLVGAGSFGSVYKGVLAFDGVIVAVKVFNLLREGASKSFMRECAALLNIRHRNLVKVLYAYAGVDLQGNDFKALVYEFMINGSLEEWLHPIHTLDQEVDGPRNLNLIQRLNIAIDVANALDYLHNQCKMPIVHCDLKPSNVLLDGDMTAHVGDFGLLKFLSEASCQSSSSQTSSVGLKGTVGYAAPEYGIGSEVSTFGDVHSYGILLLEMITGKRPTDSMFRDGIELHSYVKMALPDRVVDIADPKLLTEVDQGKGTDQIVECLISISKIGVFCSEKFPKERMDISNVVAELNRTKANFLGRYRLLS; encoded by the exons ATGAGTTCATTCATATTGTGGTTTCTTTCCTTTCAAATAATTCAACACTCTTTCTCCTTCTCATTAGCTAGAGGAGGAAGCGAGATTGACAAACTCTCTCTACTAGCTTTCAAGGCACAAATTTCAGACCCCCCTACAAAACTAAGCTCGTGGAATGAATCCGTACACTTCTGCCAGTGGTCAGGAGTAACATGTGGAAGACGGCATCAAAGAGTCATAGAGCTTGACCTCCACTCCAGCCAACTGGTGGGCAGCCTATCTCCCCACATTGGGAACTTGAGTTTTCTTAGTCTGCTAAGATTGGAAAACAACAGTTTCACCAATACTATCCCCCGAGAAATAGATCGTTTGGTTCGGCTACAGACACTGATTCTCGGGAACAACTCGTTCACCGGTGAAATCCCGGCCAACATTTCTCATTGCTCGAACCTCCTGAGCCTTAATTTAGAGGGAAACAATCTTACTGGCAACCTTCCTGCAGGACTTGGATCGTTATCAAAGTTGCAGGTatttagttttagaaaaaacaatctagGTGGCAAGATACCCCCCTCTTTCGAAAATCTTTCATCTATCATTGAAATTGATGGAACACTTAATAATTTACAAGGGGGTATTCCCAGTAGTATTGGGAAACTGAAAACATTGAACTTCTTTTCACTCGGCTCAAATAATCTGAGTGGTACAATCCCTGCCTCCCTATACAATATTTCTTCTCTCATTCATTTCTCTCTGCCTTATAACCAATTTCATGGTACACTTCCTCCAAACATTGGCCTAACTCTTCCAAATCTCCAATATCTTGGCATTCACGACAATCGATTAAGTGGACAACTCCCAGCAACGCTCATAAATGCCACAAAATTCACTGAGATTTATCTTTCATACAATAAATTCACCGGAAAAGTTCCCACTTTAGCAATCATGCCTAACTTGAGGATTCTTTCAATGGAAGAAAATGGGCTTGGAAAAGGTGAGGATGATGATTTGTCCTTTCTCTACACCCTCTCAAACAGCAGCAAGTTGGAAGATTTGTATATAGATAATAACAATTTTGGAGGAGTGCTGCCTGACATAATTAGCAACTTCTCAACAAAGCTCAAGCAGATGGCATTCGGAAGCAATCAAATCCGAGGAACCATTCCCGATGGCATTGGAAATCTAGCAAGCTTGGAAGCTTTGGGTTTGGAGAGAAATCAATTGACTGGCAGCATACCAAATTCTATTggtaaattacaaaatttagtTGAATTGTATcttaatgaaaacaaattatcaggGAGCATCCCCTCTTCTTTAGGGAACATCATCTCGTTGctgcaaattaattttaatcaaaatagttTACAGGGAAGCATCCCTGCAAGCCTGGGAAACTGCAGGAACTTGTTGCTCTTGGCTCTCTCCCAAAACAATCTCAGTGGTCCCATACCAAAAGAGGTCCTTAGCATTTCATCCTTGTCAATGCATTTGGTCCTGTCTGAAAATCAGCTGTCTGGTTCCCTTCCCTTTGAAGTGGGCCAGTTAAAGCATCTTGGACACATGGACTTCTCCAAAAACAGGCTATCAGGGGAAATTCCCTCAAGTCTTGGCAGTTGCGAGAGTTTGGAACATTTGTCTTTGGATGGGAACTTCTTCCAAGGCCCCATTTCCGACTCTTTGAGATCTTTGAGAGCACTTCAAGATCTTAATCTCTCTCACAACAACTTGACTGGCCAAATTCCCAAGTTTTTGGGAGATTTCAAGTTGTTGCAGAGTTTGGATCTGTCATTTAATGACCTTAAAGGTGAGGTGCCCATGCACGGTGTCTTTGAGAATACAAGTGCGGTTTCAATTGCAGGGAACAAGAATCTTTGTGGAGGAATACTTCAGTTGAATCTGCCCACTTGCAGATCCAAGTCAACAAAGCCAAAGTCTTCTACCAAGCTGGCATTGATAGTCGGTATTCCTTGTGGCTTTATTGGATTAATCTTCAtcacatcttttttatttttgtgctgCTTGAAAAAATcgttgagaaaaacaaaaaacgagCTGTCATGTGAAATGCCATTCAGAACAGTAGCTTACAAAGACCTCCTTCAAGCAACTAATGGATTCTCTTCGGGCAATTTAGTTGGTGCTGGTAGTTTTGGGTCTGTGTATAAAGGAGTACTTGCCTTTGATGGAGTGATTGTTGCTGTGAAAGTATTCAACTTGCTACGCGAAGGAGCTTCCAAAAGCTTCATGAGAGAATGTGCAGCCTTGCTAAACATCAGGCACCGGAATCTTGTCAAAGTATTATATGCATATGCTGGCGTTGATCTTCAAG GTAATGATTTCAAAGCTCTTGTTTATGAGTTCATGATCAATGGAAGTCTAGAAGAATGGTTGCATCCAATCCATACATTGGATCAGGAAGTGGATGGGCCAAGAAATCTTAATCTCATTCAGAGGTTAAACATTGCAATTGATGTGGCTAATGCGCTCGACTATTTGCACAACCAATGCAAAATGCCTATTGTTCATTGTGATCTTAAGCCAAGTAATGTTCTTCTCGATGGAGATATGACTGCTCATGTCGGGGACTTTGGATTGTTAAAGTTCCTTTCTGAAGCATCCTGTCAGTCATCTTCGAGTCAGACAAGCTCTGTTGGATTAAAAGGCACCGTCGGCTATGCAGCTCCTG AGTATGGCATCGGAAGCGAGGTGTCAACTTTCGGGGATGTACACAGCTATGGCATCCTACTGCTGGAGATGATTACTGGAAAGAGACCTACTGATAGCATGTTTAGAGATGGAATAGAACTTCACAGTTACGTTAAAATGGCGTTAC
- the LOC112324743 gene encoding probable LRR receptor-like serine/threonine-protein kinase At3g47570 isoform X7, producing the protein MSSFILWFLSFQIIQHSFSFSLARGGSEIDKLSLLAFKAQISDPPTKLSSWNESVHFCQWSGVTCGRRHQRVIELDLHSSQLVGSLSPHIGNLSFLSLLRLENNSFTNTIPREIDRLVRLQTLILGNNSFTGEIPANISHCSNLLSLNLEGNNLTGNLPAGLGSLSKLQVFSFRKNNLGGKIPPSFENLSSIIEIDGTLNNLQGGIPSSIGKLKTLNFFSLGSNNLSGTIPASLYNISSLIHFSLPYNQFHGTLPPNIGLTLPNLQYLGIHDNRLSGQLPATLINATKFTEIYLSYNKFTGKVPTLAIMPNLRILSMEENGLGKGEDDDLSFLYTLSNSSKLEDLYIDNNNFGGVLPDIISNFSTKLKQMAFGSNQIRGTIPDGIGNLASLEALGLERNQLTGSIPNSIGKLQNLVELYLNENKLSGSIPSSLGNIISLLQINFNQNSLQGSIPASLGNCRNLLLLALSQNNLSGPIPKEVLSISSLSMHLVLSENQLSGSLPFEVGQLKHLGHMDFSKNRLSGEIPSSLGSCESLEHLSLDGNFFQGPISDSLRSLRALQDLNLSHNNLTGQIPKFLGDFKLLQSLDLSFNDLKGEVPMHGVFENTSAVSIAGNKNLCGGILQLNLPTCRSKSTKPKSSTKLALIVGIPCGFIGLIFITSFLFLCCLKKSLRKTKNELSCEMPFRTVAYKDLLQATNGFSSGNLVGAGSFGSVYKGVLAFDGVIVAVKVFNLLREGASKSFMRECAALLNIRHRNLVKVLYAYAGVDLQGNDFKALVYEFMINGSLEEWLHPIHTLDQEVDGPRNLNLIQRLNIAIDVANALDYLHNQCKMPIVHCDLKPSNVLLDGDMTAHVGDFGLLKFLSEASCQSSSSQTSSVGLKGTVGYAAPEYGIGSEVSTFGDVHSYGILLLEMITGKRPTDSMFRDGIELHSYVKIALPDRVVDIADPKLLTEVDQGKGTDQIVECLISISKIGVFCSEKFPKERMDISNVVAELNRTKANFLGRYRLLS; encoded by the exons ATGAGTTCATTCATATTGTGGTTTCTTTCCTTTCAAATAATTCAACACTCTTTCTCCTTCTCATTAGCTAGAGGAGGAAGCGAGATTGACAAACTCTCTCTACTAGCTTTCAAGGCACAAATTTCAGACCCCCCTACAAAACTAAGCTCGTGGAATGAATCCGTACACTTCTGCCAGTGGTCAGGAGTAACATGTGGAAGACGGCATCAAAGAGTCATAGAGCTTGACCTCCACTCCAGCCAACTGGTGGGCAGCCTATCTCCCCACATTGGGAACTTGAGTTTTCTTAGTCTGCTAAGATTGGAAAACAACAGTTTCACCAATACTATCCCCCGAGAAATAGATCGTTTGGTTCGGCTACAGACACTGATTCTCGGGAACAACTCGTTCACCGGTGAAATCCCGGCCAACATTTCTCATTGCTCGAACCTCCTGAGCCTTAATTTAGAGGGAAACAATCTTACTGGCAACCTTCCTGCAGGACTTGGATCGTTATCAAAGTTGCAGGTatttagttttagaaaaaacaatctagGTGGCAAGATACCCCCCTCTTTCGAAAATCTTTCATCTATCATTGAAATTGATGGAACACTTAATAATTTACAAGGGGGTATTCCCAGTAGTATTGGGAAACTGAAAACATTGAACTTCTTTTCACTCGGCTCAAATAATCTGAGTGGTACAATCCCTGCCTCCCTATACAATATTTCTTCTCTCATTCATTTCTCTCTGCCTTATAACCAATTTCATGGTACACTTCCTCCAAACATTGGCCTAACTCTTCCAAATCTCCAATATCTTGGCATTCACGACAATCGATTAAGTGGACAACTCCCAGCAACGCTCATAAATGCCACAAAATTCACTGAGATTTATCTTTCATACAATAAATTCACCGGAAAAGTTCCCACTTTAGCAATCATGCCTAACTTGAGGATTCTTTCAATGGAAGAAAATGGGCTTGGAAAAGGTGAGGATGATGATTTGTCCTTTCTCTACACCCTCTCAAACAGCAGCAAGTTGGAAGATTTGTATATAGATAATAACAATTTTGGAGGAGTGCTGCCTGACATAATTAGCAACTTCTCAACAAAGCTCAAGCAGATGGCATTCGGAAGCAATCAAATCCGAGGAACCATTCCCGATGGCATTGGAAATCTAGCAAGCTTGGAAGCTTTGGGTTTGGAGAGAAATCAATTGACTGGCAGCATACCAAATTCTATTggtaaattacaaaatttagtTGAATTGTATcttaatgaaaacaaattatcaggGAGCATCCCCTCTTCTTTAGGGAACATCATCTCGTTGctgcaaattaattttaatcaaaatagttTACAGGGAAGCATCCCTGCAAGCCTGGGAAACTGCAGGAACTTGTTGCTCTTGGCTCTCTCCCAAAACAATCTCAGTGGTCCCATACCAAAAGAGGTCCTTAGCATTTCATCCTTGTCAATGCATTTGGTCCTGTCTGAAAATCAGCTGTCTGGTTCCCTTCCCTTTGAAGTGGGCCAGTTAAAGCATCTTGGACACATGGACTTCTCCAAAAACAGGCTATCAGGGGAAATTCCCTCAAGTCTTGGCAGTTGCGAGAGTTTGGAACATTTGTCTTTGGATGGGAACTTCTTCCAAGGCCCCATTTCCGACTCTTTGAGATCTTTGAGAGCACTTCAAGATCTTAATCTCTCTCACAACAACTTGACTGGCCAAATTCCCAAGTTTTTGGGAGATTTCAAGTTGTTGCAGAGTTTGGATCTGTCATTTAATGACCTTAAAGGTGAGGTGCCCATGCACGGTGTCTTTGAGAATACAAGTGCGGTTTCAATTGCAGGGAACAAGAATCTTTGTGGAGGAATACTTCAGTTGAATCTGCCCACTTGCAGATCCAAGTCAACAAAGCCAAAGTCTTCTACCAAGCTGGCATTGATAGTCGGTATTCCTTGTGGCTTTATTGGATTAATCTTCAtcacatcttttttatttttgtgctgCTTGAAAAAATcgttgagaaaaacaaaaaacgagCTGTCATGTGAAATGCCATTCAGAACAGTAGCTTACAAAGACCTCCTTCAAGCAACTAATGGATTCTCTTCGGGCAATTTAGTTGGTGCTGGTAGTTTTGGGTCTGTGTATAAAGGAGTACTTGCCTTTGATGGAGTGATTGTTGCTGTGAAAGTATTCAACTTGCTACGCGAAGGAGCTTCCAAAAGCTTCATGAGAGAATGTGCAGCCTTGCTAAACATCAGGCACCGGAATCTTGTCAAAGTATTATATGCATATGCTGGCGTTGATCTTCAAG GTAATGATTTCAAAGCTCTTGTTTATGAGTTCATGATCAATGGAAGTCTAGAAGAATGGTTGCATCCAATCCATACATTGGATCAGGAAGTGGATGGGCCAAGAAATCTTAATCTCATTCAGAGGTTAAACATTGCAATTGATGTGGCTAATGCGCTCGACTATTTGCACAACCAATGCAAAATGCCTATTGTTCATTGTGATCTTAAGCCAAGTAATGTTCTTCTCGATGGAGATATGACTGCTCATGTCGGGGACTTTGGATTGTTAAAGTTCCTTTCTGAAGCATCCTGTCAGTCATCTTCGAGTCAGACAAGCTCTGTTGGATTAAAAGGCACCGTCGGCTATGCAGCTCCTG AGTATGGCATCGGAAGCGAGGTGTCAACTTTCGGGGATGTACACAGCTATGGCATCCTACTGCTGGAGATGATTACTGGAAAGAGACCTACTGATAGCATGTTTAGAGATGGAATAGAA